From Pleurocapsa sp. PCC 7319:
TCGATTTCCTGGGGAATGTCTTCTAATCTGGCTTTGAGACTATTGCGATTGCTTTCTAACTGCTCCTGTTCAGCATCATTAAATAAATCCAGCTTTAACTGGAGAGGTTTGGCAAACTCAGCCAATTCCTGTTCGATACTGCGCTGTAATTCAGTTAGGATAGCGGTAAGGTCACTGACTTCTTTGTCACATCTTTTTTGTAAGGATTTTTCTGAAGCTTGAGTCCGTTCTTCTGCTCGTTTTTCTAAACTGTTGAGCAACGATTCTTCATAACTGTCCCAGATTTTAACCAGACTCTCCTTAGTTGAATCTTTTATTTCACCACTATAAGAAGCAGCCAGAGCCTCGCGGATTTTCAGCACATTGAGCCGACTAAAACGACCCTCTTTGATAATTCCCCCTGCGGTAATCACCTCTTCATGGAGTTTTTGACTGTCATTACCCAAAATTAGCAGTCTGCCATAAGCTACAACTGTAGGAAATTCGAGAACGCTATTCGGCACAATTTTTGCCGTAACCCTGTGGAGATTTTTCTGACTGCCTCGCGACCAAACCTCTGCCCGCAACAGGCGCAAACACATCTGTACTAAAGGATGATTAAGATGAATCAACACTAAATCTTCTCGCCCTCTGGTCAAGTCGGGATTAAAAGTTACCGCCCGAATCTCACCTGTATGGGGGTCTGGTAATCCTTGAGTGCAGTTCGCCCAACTGCCTTTAAAAGCAGGTAGATGATAAATACCTTCTTGGTTTGTCACGGGCTGAAGGGGTTGTTGTTCGGCTAGTTCCAAGCCAATTTTAACTACAGTTTCAATATTTTCAGGTTCGAGTCTTAAAGTGCTGCGAGTTTCATCTAGATGCTCTTTGAGCTTGGCAATGCGATCGTTTATCTGACGCTCAAACTTGAACATCTTCCGCACTGCTACACCCTGTTCTTCAGCTTGTTCGGTATCAAAATTAGTCCGCTTACCCAACATAGCTTCTTCAACTTGGCTGGCAATTACAGAGCCAACTTTGCCAAGATCCTCGCGAATATTATTTACCTTGAGAGCTGCCCGCATTAAAAATTCTAAATCCCCTTCTAATTCTCCTGGAGAGACTCCCCGATTATTAGCTTGAGCGTAGTTTTTACCGACGAAATGATAGATTTTTACTGCCTGAGCTTTTTGTCCGTGGCGATCGATTCTACCGTTACGTTGCTCCATCCGATTGGGATTCCAAGGAATTTCGTAGTGAATTAAATTAGAACAATAGTTCTGTAAATCCAAACCTTCTGAGGCTGCATCAGTAGCCAAAAGAATACGGACGTTCGATACTTCAGGATTGGCTTGAAATGCTGCTTTAACCTGCTCGCGTTCATCAGGTTTCATACCCCCATACATAGTCATCAGACGATTATCCTTCGCAAAACCGCTGTTAGCTAGAAGATCGTAGAGCCACTTTTGGGTAGCGCGATACTCGGTAAAGATAATTACCCTCTCATTTGACCACTTGCCATTAGGTTTAATTACCTCTTCTAACCAGGCTAATAAATGCTGGGCTTTAGCATCAGGATTTCTCTCGGCGGTAACTGCCCAATCTAGCATTTGCTCTACAAGCTGTTTTTCCTCTGTATTCAATTCAGAAAACAAACGAGAGGTAATATCTAAAACGCTGCTGGTGGTATCTTCGTACATTTCGTCATCGGCAAAATCTTCTTCTAAACCCGCAAGCTGACGGCGCAAAATTCCTAGATTTGATTTTTGTAGGCTGGTTCGGGATTTTCTAAGTTTGGATTCAATAGATTCGTGATGTTTTTCCAAAGTGGTAAGAAAAGCAGCAGGAGAAGAAAATAACCTTTTTTTCAGGAGCTTCAAGACAAATTCCGTTGAATACAACTCAACGTTATCTTGAGCATTTTTACGTCTGAGGTTGGTGTATTCTCCCAACATCCCATTGACCGCTTTTTCTTCTGGGCTATAGTCAACAGCGATCGCTTCTAACTTTCTTTGAGGAAAACGGGGAGTGCCATCCCATTTTGGCGGTAATTCTCTTTTGAGACGGCGCACCATCACCACTTCTAGTTGAGAACGATCTGGTGTTACTCCCCTGGCAAATCTTTGAGAGTCGAGTAACTCTAGTAGTGCGGTAAAACTCTCTGGATAACCGTTGTGGGGAGTGGCAGTCAAAAACATTTTATGTTCAAAATGCGGAGCTAGCAAGCGAATAGCTGCCGTCCGTTGGGAGTCTATAGCATAGTTCCCACTTCCCGAGGGGGCAACGTTATGGGCTTCATCCACAATCAACAGATCGAAGCGACGGGGATAAATCGATTCTCCTTCCTTGGGTAAAACCTCCCTCATTAACCTTAACGGGCGATCGCGCTTAAGAAAATCAATGGAGGTAATTAAACGAGGATAGTGAGTCCAAGGATTAACGTGAATTCCTCTAGTCCTTCTCAATTGCTTCATCAGATCGCTGCCAACTATGCGAAAATCCAAACCGAATTTATCCCGCATCTGTTGTTGCCACTGCACCTGTAACGAAGATGGACAAACAACTAATATCTTCTGTACTCGCTGCCGAAGCATCATTTCTTGAGCCACTAACCCCGCTTCGATGGTTTTACCCAACCCAACGTCATCAGCAATTAAAAGACTTACGCGGGGCATCTGAATCGCCCTAACTACGGGGTCTAACTGATAATCTTCAATATCGATACCACTGCGAAATGGAGATTGAATATTTCTCACATCCGCCGAAGAAGCTGCACCCCAACGAACTGCATCTAAAAAAGCATCCAGGCGATCGGCTAAATCAAAACCTCCAGGATAAGGTAGTTCCCTTGTTTCATAGGTGGCAGCATCTATCTCTAATTCCCAGATAACTTCTAGTTCTGCACCTAGATCGTCATCTTCCACCGACTTCACCTTGACTAAATGATGATTCTCAGTTTGCCTACTTCTGACCATATTAGTGGAACTGGTTGAGGCGTAAACATCCGTGACACAGAAACGACGACCTCTTAGAGTCACTAATTGACCAGCTTCGGGAATACTTTTAAAGTCGATTGGAGATGGCGGGCTTGGTTTGTCGTCCTTCGACTTGTTGATGGAATTGGAAAGAGACATTGGTGGGAATAAAAATAAATGACTTTATCTTTAGCATTCCCTTTTTGCTTATTTCTGTTGATAGATCTCACCTTTTACGCCAAATAATTTTAGAGCAGTATTTTAGTTTTTCTGTAAATACGATTTTCTGTAATTGCTGATTTACAGAATCAACCCCACTTACCGATCGAATAGTCCAAAATTGAATATATTTTTCTCGATCTTCTCGCCAATTATAGGATTGTCTCATTATCTTGAAGGAGATTTAACCAGGAAATAATCCAACTTAACCCAAATTATTAATGCTGTCTGACAAAAATCAACAGGAAATCTTAGGAAAACTAATCATCGATAATCAAGATTTAGATCGATTAGAGTCAATTCTCTCGGAGTTTAATATTTTTGAAGCTGTTGGAGTAATTCGGCAAGAAATTAGACATTCTAATTTTCTCGCTTTTTTACTGAATCCACTAGAGACTCATAGATTAAGAGATTTATTTCTCAAGAAATTATTAATTTGCGCCTTACTTAATTCGGAAAATCCCCCTCTTAGTCCTATTGAAATTGATATCGCCGATCTAGAAAATGCAGAAATTCGGCGGGAGTGGAGAAATATTGATATTTTGATTTATTCACCGAACAATAATCTAGTTTGCGTTATTGAAAACAAAGTTGATTCTTCAGAACACTCAAATCAACTAAAAAGATACGAAAAAACAATTGCGATCGAGTTCTTAAAATGCCAAAAAGTTTTTCTATATCTAACTAAGGAAGGTGACTCTGCTTCTGATGAAAAATGGTTATCACTTAGTTATAACGAAGTAGCCAAGCTGATGAAATCTATCTGTAATCAATATCAATCGACAATGGGTGATGACGTTTATACTTTGATCGGTCATTACGTTAGTTTAATCGAAAGACATATTGTGAGTAACTCAGAAATCGCCAAGCTATGTCAGAAAATCTACAAACAACACCGACAAGCACTGGACTTGATTTATGAACATCGTCCAGATCTACAGTTAGACATTTCGGAGTTTGTCCAACAAATTATTGAAGGAAATAAACAAGACAACATTAAAGCAGATGATCGCAATAAAAGATATATTCGCTTTGCTCCCCAAGAATGGGACAATTTATCTTTCCAAAAGACTTGTACGCAATGGACTAGCAGTAATCGCATTTTGTTATTTGAATTTGTTAATGAGCCTCAATATTTAGGCTTACATTTAGTTATTGGTCCTGGTGAGTCAAAGATAAAACAAATGATTTTTCAAGCTGTACAAAAATTGCAAATTCCAGGATTTGTTACTGGGTGTAAATTAAAACCAACAAAATGGAGTCTTATTTATAAGCGAGAAATTCTCAATAATGCAGATTATTTAGACGGAGAATGGAATAATCTACAAGCAAAAAATTAAGTCTTCTTGGCGCGAATATCTTGATTATGAAGTCAAATCAATTCGTAAAGCAATATCTGATTTAGAAATTAATTTAGATATAGATTGTAAGTAGAAATCTCATTCTGGCAAACCATAACCTATGACCGATTCAGCCAACCTCAAAATTGTTTCCCTACTTCCTTCTGCCACAGAAATTATTGACTGTTTAGGTTTAACCGATGCTTTAGTCGGACGCTCTCACGAATGCGATTATCCTCCTTCTGTTAAAGACTTACCTGTATGCACCGAAGCCAGACTCAATAGCCATAAAAATAGTGGTGAGATTGATAATGATGTCCAAACTTTGATGCAAAAAGCTCTAAGTATTTACAAAATAAAAACCGAAGTTTTAGAAGATCTTCAGCCAACTCACATCATCACCCAAGACCAGTGTGATGTCTGCGCGGTTAATTTACCAGAAGTGGAGCGTGCGATCGCCAAACTAACTAATTCCCATCCTCAAATTATTTCTCTCCAGCCAGATCTATTAAACGAAGTCTGGGAAGATATCGAACGAGTTGCTAACACTCTGGGAGTTGAAGCCAAACCTGCTTTGAATAAATTACAAAGTCGGATTAATATAATCTCTGACAAAGTTAAAGACCTCAGTGAAAAACCTACTGTCGTCGCTATTGAATGGACTGAACCATTAATGGTAGGAGCAAACTGGATTCCCGAATTAATTGAAATTGCTGGAGGCAAATCTCTATTAAGCGTCAAAGGAAAACATTCTCCCTACATATCTTGGGAAAGTTTAGTTGAAGCCAACCCTGATGTCATCGTAATTATGCCCTGTGGCTTTGATTTGGAACGTACAGAAAAGGAATCACAAGTATTAACCCAAAACCCAAACTGGAACAGTTTGAAAGCCGTTAAAAATGACAAAGTTTTCATCGTCGATGGCAATGCTTATTTCAATCGTCCTGGCCCTCGGCTAGTTGATTCTGCTGAAGTCCTAGCCGAAATTTTCCATCCCCAATTATTTGATTTCAATCATCGGGAAAAAAGCTGGAAGTTATTTTCCTAAATCGCGATTACCAACCTCATATCTGAATAGTCTTAGAAAAAAAATTCTGTAAATACGATTTTTTACATTTAAGTATTTACGTTTTTCTGTATTTCAGCAATTGCACTTTTCTTTAAAGCTGTTAAACTTGCAGATGAATTCAACACAGAACAAGCGTTCTATGACATCATCAACTGTTGTTTCTGCACCGCTATCCTCTCTGACTGGGGTTATTGAGCGAATTACCTTTCATTCATCTGAGTCTGGTTATACCGTAGCGCGATTAAATACGGGGAATGTTAAACAGTTGCTTACTATTGTGGGAAGTTTTGCCAATATTCAGGCAGGACAGACGCTACAGCTACAAGGACTATGGCGAGAACATCCCCAATATGGTTCACAGTTTCAAGTAGTTCAATATCAAGAAACTAAACCCGCCACCCTCACGGGAATTGAAAAGTATTTAGGTAGTGGTTTGATTAAGGGAGTAGGACCAGTAACCGCCAAACGCATAGTCAAACATTTCGGTTTGGATACGTTAGAAATTATTGAAAATCAAATAGATCGCCTGTCGGAAGTACCAGGAATTGCCAACAAACGAATTGCGATGATTCAAAGCACCTGGTCAGAGCAAAAGTCGATTAAAGAAGTAATGATCTTTCTTTCTGGACATGGGGTATCTACTACCTATGCAGTTAAGATTTACAAGCAGTATGGCGACGATGCTATTACCACTGTCACTACTAATCCCTATCAATTAGCGCTCGATATTTTTGGCATTGGTTTTTTAACCGCCGATAAGATTGCCTGTAATGTTGGAGTTGCTCCTGATTCCCTGTTTCGTTACCGTGCAGGGATTCTCCATGTGTTGAATAAAGCCAGTGAAGATGGACATTGTTATCTGCCTGAAAGCCAGATTGTTCCTTTTACTAAAGAGCTATTAACTACAGACGAGTATGAAGCTGAATCTAGAGTGATTGTTGATATCCTCTCCCAGATGGTTATTGAAGAACAGTTAATTAGAGAAAAAGATGATGATGAACTGCACGGACATCTCACGGTGCTGAATTCGATTCAGCACCCGTGTCCTCTTTATTACCAACCCAGCTTCTTTTATAGTGAGCAGCATTTGGCGAAATTATTACAGCAGAAATTAGAAACTAACTTAGATGTAGATAGAAATAGAGTAAAAAGTTGGATTGGTAAGTTTACTGCATCAAAACAGATTAAATTATCACCTCAGCAGTATGTGGCTGTAGAAATGGCAGCGAGGGAAAAAGTGATGATTCTCACTGGTGGCCCTGGTACAGGAAAAACTTTTGTCACTCGTACTATCGTTAAACTCTGGAAGGCAATGGGTAAATCCATTGCCTGTGCTGCACCCACTGGTAGAGCAGCCAAAAGATTAACTGAAATGACGGGAATAAGCGCGAAAACTCTACATCGATTGCTGGAATTTGACCCCAGTCAGATGGGTTTTAAACGAGATGGGGATCATCAACTTGATTGCAGCGCGATCGTGGTAGATGAATCTAGTATGGTGGATTTGTTTATGGCTCATTCTCTACTCAAAGCTATACCTAAAAATGCTTTACTTTTGATGGTGGGAGATATAGATCAACTTCCTTCTGTTGGTCCTGGAAATGTCCTCAAGGATTTAATTGGTTCGGATAAGATTCCCGTCGTCCGTTTAACTCAAGTATTTCGTCAGGCAGCAGAAAGTGCAATTATTACTACCGCCCATCAAATCAATCGCGGTTCTTATCCTCAACTAGAGAAGATTTCAATGAAGTCTACTGCTGATTGTCTTTGGCATCCTGGAGGTACGGAAGCCGAACATGGGGTACAAACTATCTGCGAACTGATTGAGCATTATATTCCCCATGCTGGTTTTAATCCTGCTACTGATGTCCAAGTGTTATCTCCCATGACTAGAGGCGTGGTAGGCACTCGTAATTTGAATAAGGTACTGCAACAACTGATTAATCCTCCTGATCTTCACCAGGAGGAGTTGGCTAGGGGAGATAGTATTTTACGGATTGGCGATCGCGTGATGCAGTTAAAGAATGACTACACTAGGGAAGTCTTTAACGGTGACTTGGGTATAGTAATTAATATCGATCATACTGAGAAGGAAGTCACTATTAATTTCGATGAGAGAGAGGTAGTTTATGATTTTGCCGATCTCAATGAAATTACTCTCGCTTGGGCTACCAGTATTCATAAAAGTCAGGGTTCGGAATATCCTGTAGTTATTTTGCCTTTGTATACTCAGCACTACGTCATGCTGTCGAGGAATTTGTTTTATACGGGACTTACTAGAGCCAAGAAATTGGCTTTAATTGTGGGTTCTCAAAAAGCGATCGCGATCGCCGTTAAGCAAGTTAAACAACAGCAGCGATATACAAAGTTGAAGGAAAGACTAGAAATATAGCCTGTGGCGATCGATCAAGTTTTGCTTGTTCTTTAAAAGAGTATTTCTGTAAATACGATTTTCTTTATTTCAGTATTTCCAGAAGCGATCGCGCTTTCAGCTTTCTTTTGTGATGCCACAATTAAATATTGTTCCCGCTAACTACAAAACTGGTTTATTTGCTATTCGCGAATATAGAATAGAAGTAGTAATGTGAAATTAATTTCAGAATGCTCAAACCCCAAGATATTTTAGTTCTACTCAAAGTTTATGGCTTAAAGAATGAGTGGACTTATAGCGAACTGGCAAAAAGTTTGAAGATGAGTTCTTCGGAGGTTCATGCTGCTTTGAAACGATGTTCTACAAGTGGTCTATATAGCGACAAAAGAAGAAGGGTTTTAAAACCCGCTTTAGAAGAGTTTTTAATTCATGGTTTGAAGTATGTCTTTCCCACTCAACCAGGAGCTTTAGTGCGAGGAATACCCACGGCTCATTCAGCCGAACCGTTAAAGGATTTGCTGGTGACAAGCGATCGCGATATTTATGTTTGGGCTTTTTGTTCGGGAAAGGTTAAGGGTCAAGAAATTAAACCTCTATATCGTTCCGTGCCTGAAGCGGTATCAGAAGATCCTCAGCTATATGAAATGCTGTGCTTGGTAGATGGTTTGAGGGTGGGAAAAGTTAGAGAACGGGAATTGGCTGCGGCAGAATTGAAAAAGAGGCTCTATGACTAATCCGCAAATCGAGAATTTGGAAAAAGTAGCCCGAATTTTAGCTCGCGTTCCCGAACGATTTGTTTTTACGGGAGGTGGAACGATTGTCCTTTATGTGGACGAGATTATTAGAGATGAATTACGCCCGACAAAAGATGTCGATTGCGTAGTAGAGATTTTTTCTCGCACTGAATATTATCAATTGACGACTGCTTTGCGGGAAGTAGGATTATCTGAATGTAGCGAACTAGATGCTCCCATGTGCAGATGGAAATATGAGGAATTATTGATTGATATTATGCCCTGTGGAGAGGAGGTTTTAGGGTTTAGCAATCGCTGGTATAGGGAATCACAGAAGACGAACTCGTAGAGGAATTTTGTCAACTACGTCAAGGAGATAATTAGAAAAGTTTATGGCAGCTTTTTTGGCACGGGAGTAGCCACTTGGACGAGAAAAAAGCTTCATCATTCATCAGTTTAGCTATTTTGTATTGCATTATTATCTATTCTGAAGTTAAAAACCTGATGGGAGAGATCTGAAAAAAGTCGCCAAGTTTTTGTATTTGTTTGGCGGTCATTTCTTGTTTTTTCTCTAAAACTTCGGCGATGGTAGATTCATCTTCAAAAATAGAAATAAGATCGCACGGTTGCAAATTTTCTTCACTCATCAAAGCTTTAAGTAGTTCGATTCCCTCAAGAACTGGTATTGGTTCGTGTTTTTGCTCGTAGTCATAGACTAGAGTACCCAATACCTCCAGGTAGTCCTTATCGTCTTGAGTAATATTTTGCCGATCAATAATCGCATCAATTTGGTCTTGAGTTGCCAACAGTTCAGCTTCATTATTTATAGGACGCGGTGGAAAAGTATTAATTAATTGAAGATAGTAGCTACTAGGAGTTTTTAAACCAGTCGTCATTTTTCCATTTCTCCTTGTCGTAATCTGCGTGAGTAAGAACATTGCGAGTAAAAACTATTTGAGACTCATAATCGATAAAAGTAATGAGTCTATATTTATTGCCTCCTATGTTGAAAACGGTCAAATTGCCTACTGGGTCGGCAGAGGGAAAGACTCGTCGCACATCAGCCAAGTTTTGCCATTTGGCATCAGTAGTGCGCTGATACCACAGTAATAGGCTAGTTTGAGCATCGCCATGTTTTGACCAAAACTCTCTCAATTTTCTTCGGCTAATAACCCGCATTTTTTATAAGCCTCATATTCAAGTAGATTAACATTTTTGAATGTTTCCACTTGGGACAAGTTTAGAATAAGCTTTTTTGTTTGTGGATTTACTCGAACCGTTAGGCTCTGTAAATATCTAAAAAACTGTAAGTAAACCATCAGGCATATTTCTGTAATTACAGAAAGAGGAGATGCCAGACTTAGAAATGGATGACTTGAAAGCAGCCTTAGCCTATGCTTCTCGTAAGCCTCAAAATGAATATTTACCTAATCTTAAAAAAGTATTTCTGTAAATACGATTTTCCTTATTCCTGTAATTGCAGAAAATACCCCGAACAGAAGCATGAATCACCGTGAAGGTTCATTATCAGCGATTTAACCCCTATCATTCTGTCTCCCCACAACGGTAAGATTGAACCTAATTAAAAACCCTCTGCACCAACAGGGGGCATCAAACTTATAAATCGTTAGAACTCTTGCAAAAATATTTTGTGGTATGCTAAGAAGTTTTACTTTTTTATTAATCAAACATGAAATATTGGCAAGCTATTAAACTTCCGTCAAGAGAATTTAAGCGGCTTACTGGAGTTAAACGACAAACTTTTCGGTTAATGGTACGCTTGGTAAAAGCAGAAGAAAAACAGAAGAAAAAACCAGGGCGTCGAGCCAAATTAATTATTGAAGATCGGGTTTTAGTAACACTTCAATACTGGAGAGAATATCGAACCTACTTTCATATATCAAAAGATTGGAAACTAGCCGAATCTACAGTATGTCGTATAGTCAAAAAAGTTGAAAATATTTTAATTCAATCTCGAAAATTCAGTTTACCAGGGAAGAAAAAGTTATTGAAAAATGCTCTTAATGAAAAATTAATTTTAATGGATGTCATGGAAAGTCCAATTGAAAGACCCAAAAAACATCAAAAAAGATTTAATGCGTGGAAAACAAGGAGAGCATACTTTAAAAACCCAAGTAGTCTTTGGAGAAAAAACAGGAAAGATAATATGTCTAGATCATGAAAA
This genomic window contains:
- the drmD gene encoding DISARM system SNF2-like helicase DrmD, with amino-acid sequence MSLSNSINKSKDDKPSPPSPIDFKSIPEAGQLVTLRGRRFCVTDVYASTSSTNMVRSRQTENHHLVKVKSVEDDDLGAELEVIWELEIDAATYETRELPYPGGFDLADRLDAFLDAVRWGAASSADVRNIQSPFRSGIDIEDYQLDPVVRAIQMPRVSLLIADDVGLGKTIEAGLVAQEMMLRQRVQKILVVCPSSLQVQWQQQMRDKFGLDFRIVGSDLMKQLRRTRGIHVNPWTHYPRLITSIDFLKRDRPLRLMREVLPKEGESIYPRRFDLLIVDEAHNVAPSGSGNYAIDSQRTAAIRLLAPHFEHKMFLTATPHNGYPESFTALLELLDSQRFARGVTPDRSQLEVVMVRRLKRELPPKWDGTPRFPQRKLEAIAVDYSPEEKAVNGMLGEYTNLRRKNAQDNVELYSTEFVLKLLKKRLFSSPAAFLTTLEKHHESIESKLRKSRTSLQKSNLGILRRQLAGLEEDFADDEMYEDTTSSVLDITSRLFSELNTEEKQLVEQMLDWAVTAERNPDAKAQHLLAWLEEVIKPNGKWSNERVIIFTEYRATQKWLYDLLANSGFAKDNRLMTMYGGMKPDEREQVKAAFQANPEVSNVRILLATDAASEGLDLQNYCSNLIHYEIPWNPNRMEQRNGRIDRHGQKAQAVKIYHFVGKNYAQANNRGVSPGELEGDLEFLMRAALKVNNIREDLGKVGSVIASQVEEAMLGKRTNFDTEQAEEQGVAVRKMFKFERQINDRIAKLKEHLDETRSTLRLEPENIETVVKIGLELAEQQPLQPVTNQEGIYHLPAFKGSWANCTQGLPDPHTGEIRAVTFNPDLTRGREDLVLIHLNHPLVQMCLRLLRAEVWSRGSQKNLHRVTAKIVPNSVLEFPTVVAYGRLLILGNDSQKLHEEVITAGGIIKEGRFSRLNVLKIREALAASYSGEIKDSTKESLVKIWDSYEESLLNSLEKRAEERTQASEKSLQKRCDKEVSDLTAILTELQRSIEQELAEFAKPLQLKLDLFNDAEQEQLESNRNSLKARLEDIPQEIEQETKLIKDRFANLSSRLFPLAIAFLVPQKYA
- a CDS encoding PD-(D/E)XK nuclease family protein, with protein sequence MLSDKNQQEILGKLIIDNQDLDRLESILSEFNIFEAVGVIRQEIRHSNFLAFLLNPLETHRLRDLFLKKLLICALLNSENPPLSPIEIDIADLENAEIRREWRNIDILIYSPNNNLVCVIENKVDSSEHSNQLKRYEKTIAIEFLKCQKVFLYLTKEGDSASDEKWLSLSYNEVAKLMKSICNQYQSTMGDDVYTLIGHYVSLIERHIVSNSEIAKLCQKIYKQHRQALDLIYEHRPDLQLDISEFVQQIIEGNKQDNIKADDRNKRYIRFAPQEWDNLSFQKTCTQWTSSNRILLFEFVNEPQYLGLHLVIGPGESKIKQMIFQAVQKLQIPGFVTGCKLKPTKWSLIYKREILNNADYLDGEWNNLQAKN
- a CDS encoding cobalamin-binding protein — encoded protein: MTDSANLKIVSLLPSATEIIDCLGLTDALVGRSHECDYPPSVKDLPVCTEARLNSHKNSGEIDNDVQTLMQKALSIYKIKTEVLEDLQPTHIITQDQCDVCAVNLPEVERAIAKLTNSHPQIISLQPDLLNEVWEDIERVANTLGVEAKPALNKLQSRINIISDKVKDLSEKPTVVAIEWTEPLMVGANWIPELIEIAGGKSLLSVKGKHSPYISWESLVEANPDVIVIMPCGFDLERTEKESQVLTQNPNWNSLKAVKNDKVFIVDGNAYFNRPGPRLVDSAEVLAEIFHPQLFDFNHREKSWKLFS
- a CDS encoding ATP-dependent RecD-like DNA helicase, with amino-acid sequence MTSSTVVSAPLSSLTGVIERITFHSSESGYTVARLNTGNVKQLLTIVGSFANIQAGQTLQLQGLWREHPQYGSQFQVVQYQETKPATLTGIEKYLGSGLIKGVGPVTAKRIVKHFGLDTLEIIENQIDRLSEVPGIANKRIAMIQSTWSEQKSIKEVMIFLSGHGVSTTYAVKIYKQYGDDAITTVTTNPYQLALDIFGIGFLTADKIACNVGVAPDSLFRYRAGILHVLNKASEDGHCYLPESQIVPFTKELLTTDEYEAESRVIVDILSQMVIEEQLIREKDDDELHGHLTVLNSIQHPCPLYYQPSFFYSEQHLAKLLQQKLETNLDVDRNRVKSWIGKFTASKQIKLSPQQYVAVEMAAREKVMILTGGPGTGKTFVTRTIVKLWKAMGKSIACAAPTGRAAKRLTEMTGISAKTLHRLLEFDPSQMGFKRDGDHQLDCSAIVVDESSMVDLFMAHSLLKAIPKNALLLMVGDIDQLPSVGPGNVLKDLIGSDKIPVVRLTQVFRQAAESAIITTAHQINRGSYPQLEKISMKSTADCLWHPGGTEAEHGVQTICELIEHYIPHAGFNPATDVQVLSPMTRGVVGTRNLNKVLQQLINPPDLHQEELARGDSILRIGDRVMQLKNDYTREVFNGDLGIVINIDHTEKEVTINFDEREVVYDFADLNEITLAWATSIHKSQGSEYPVVILPLYTQHYVMLSRNLFYTGLTRAKKLALIVGSQKAIAIAVKQVKQQQRYTKLKERLEI
- a CDS encoding nucleotidyl transferase AbiEii/AbiGii toxin family protein, giving the protein MTNPQIENLEKVARILARVPERFVFTGGGTIVLYVDEIIRDELRPTKDVDCVVEIFSRTEYYQLTTALREVGLSECSELDAPMCRWKYEELLIDIMPCGEEVLGFSNRWYRESQKTNS
- a CDS encoding type II toxin-antitoxin system HigA family antitoxin — its product is MTTGLKTPSSYYLQLINTFPPRPINNEAELLATQDQIDAIIDRQNITQDDKDYLEVLGTLVYDYEQKHEPIPVLEGIELLKALMSEENLQPCDLISIFEDESTIAEVLEKKQEMTAKQIQKLGDFFQISPIRFLTSE
- a CDS encoding type II toxin-antitoxin system HigB family toxin; protein product: MRVISRRKLREFWSKHGDAQTSLLLWYQRTTDAKWQNLADVRRVFPSADPVGNLTVFNIGGNKYRLITFIDYESQIVFTRNVLTHADYDKEKWKNDDWFKNS
- a CDS encoding IS5 family transposase (programmed frameshift) yields the protein MKYWQAIKLPSREFKRLTGVKRQTFRLMVRLVKAEEKQKKKPGRRAKLIIEDRVLVTLQYWREYRTYFHISKDWKLAESTVCRIVKKVENILIQSRKFSLPGKKKLLKNALNEKLILMDVMESPIERPKKHQKRFNAGKQGEHTLKTQVVFGEKTGKIICLDHEKGRTHDFRLFKSSQVRFHQLLKVIGDKGYQGITKIHGNSETPIKKPRGGKLTKEQKKYNRQLNRLRIAVEHINRRLKIFKILSYRYRNRHRRFGLRANLIAGIYNHELA